The sequence CCCCCTCCTCTACCTCGCCCCCGTCGCAATCACTCTCGGCCTCGGCCTGGCCGCCTGACCGGCGAACGCTATCGTGCGTCCATGGCCGGCTCCGCGCAGCGTCCGCTGCTGTTCCTCGACGTCGACGGACCTCTGATCCCGTTCGGCGCGGCACCCGACACGTATCGGAGCTTCGCGACGGGGCCCGACGAACTCGGTGACGACGCGAATCCGCTCCTCGGCAGGATCGATCCCGCGCACGGACCCCGCCTGTTGGCGCTCCCGTGCGACCTCGTGTGGGCCACGACATGGATGGCCGACGCGAACGACTGCATCGCTCCCCGCATCGGCCTTCCCCGCCTCGCGGTGGTCGTCTGGCCGGAGCCGTCCGCCGTCGACCCGCAGGACGAGTGGCACGGACTGCACTGGAAGACCCGCACCCTTGTCTCCCGGGCCGAGGGGCGCCCGTTCGCCTGGGTCGACGACGAGGTGACCGACACCGATCGGGCGTGGGTCGTCGCCCACCACCCGGGACCCGCCCTGCTCCATCGCGTCGACCCCCGCGTCGGTCTGACCGACGCCGACTACGCGGTCCTCGACTCGTGGCTGCACCGGCAGGTCGGCGGGGACTCCAGTTGAGCACCGATCGGGAACCGGGGGCGGCAGGCCGTCCCACGCCCGCCGCCGGCCCGCCCAGAGGCCGCCGATCCCGAACTCCGGTGCGGCGTAGGGGTTCATCAGCGCAGCCGGGGGTGGTTGGCCTCGCGCACCCGGGCCAGCAGCCGGGCGCGGCGTACCCTGTCCCCGTCCGACAGCGGCTCTTCCGTCCAGTCCTCCGGCGCCAGGACCGGCCGGGGCCCGGACGTCTCCCTCGCGGGCCACGGGTGGGTGGGCCGCCACGCGAGCGGATCCACCGGCCTCACCAACTCCTCGGCGGTGCAGTCCGGGGCCGCCGGGGCCGCGTCCTGGTCACTCACCGGCCACCTCCGACGCCACGCACTCCCCGTCCTCGAGGTGCCGGGCACGGTTGCGCGCGAGCATGCGCCCGATCGTC comes from Streptomyces sp. TLI_053 and encodes:
- a CDS encoding HAD domain-containing protein, which gives rise to MAGSAQRPLLFLDVDGPLIPFGAAPDTYRSFATGPDELGDDANPLLGRIDPAHGPRLLALPCDLVWATTWMADANDCIAPRIGLPRLAVVVWPEPSAVDPQDEWHGLHWKTRTLVSRAEGRPFAWVDDEVTDTDRAWVVAHHPGPALLHRVDPRVGLTDADYAVLDSWLHRQVGGDSS